A genomic stretch from Candidatus Ishikawaella capsulata Mpkobe includes:
- the trhO gene encoding oxygen-dependent tRNA uridine(34) hydroxylase TrhO — translation MSILHNRISNKELKERMIRDNGSRITLSFYKYFNIEDTKAFRDLLWTGLTNLKVFGRIYIANEGINAQISVPTPLYESMRNYIYSLDKCLYKVHMNCSLEENTKAFWVLRVKIRANIVADGISDKNFNFDYNHVGTYIKAHTVNAMFKDPNVLFVDMRNSYEYEIGHFTNALKISANTFRDQLAVLINKLKEYKNKKIVLYCTGGIRCEKATAWMIYNGFKKVYHIEGGIIEYVRCAREHKLPVYFHGKMFVFDERMSERISDEIISNCYQCYCICDRQVNCINNKCHVLFIQCNKCAETYNNCCSKLCKENLYKYKFV, via the coding sequence ATGTCAATATTACATAATCGAATTTCTAATAAAGAACTTAAAGAACGCATGATACGCGATAATGGATCGCGTATCACTTTATCCTTTTACAAATATTTTAATATTGAGGATACAAAAGCATTTCGAGATTTACTATGGACTGGATTAACTAATCTTAAAGTTTTTGGTCGTATTTATATTGCTAATGAAGGAATAAATGCACAGATTAGCGTACCTACACCTCTTTATGAAAGCATGAGAAACTATATTTATTCTCTGGACAAATGTTTATACAAAGTGCATATGAATTGCTCTTTAGAAGAAAATACTAAAGCTTTTTGGGTATTACGTGTAAAAATAAGAGCTAATATAGTAGCCGATGGTATTAGCGACAAAAATTTTAACTTTGATTATAATCATGTAGGAACTTATATCAAAGCACATACAGTAAATGCGATGTTTAAAGATCCCAATGTATTATTTGTTGATATGCGTAATAGTTATGAATATGAAATAGGTCACTTCACAAATGCTTTGAAAATATCTGCAAATACATTTCGAGATCAATTGGCAGTATTAATAAATAAATTAAAAGAATACAAAAATAAAAAAATTGTCTTATATTGTACAGGAGGTATTCGTTGTGAAAAGGCAACGGCTTGGATGATTTATAATGGCTTTAAAAAAGTATATCATATTGAAGGAGGTATTATTGAATATGTACGTTGTGCTAGAGAGCACAAATTACCAGTATATTTTCACGGTAAAATGTTTGTCTTTGACGAACGTATGAGTGAGCGCATCTCTGATGAGATAATATCCAATTGTTATCAATGCTATTGTATTTGTGACAGACAAGTTAATTGCATAAACAATAAGTGTCATGTATTGTTTATACAATGTAATAAATGTGCGGAAACATATAACAATTGCTGTAGTAAATTATGTAAAGAAAATTTATACAAATATAAATTTGTATGA
- the ihfB gene encoding integration host factor subunit beta, producing the protein MTKSRLIEIIAKRQDNIPAKIIEYAVKQILEHMAITLSQGQRIEIRGFGSFSLHYRGARIGRNPKTGNIVQLKGKYVPHFKPGKELRNRANTYN; encoded by the coding sequence ATGACTAAATCTAGACTAATTGAAATAATTGCAAAAAGACAAGATAATATTCCAGCAAAAATAATTGAATATGCAGTAAAACAGATACTTGAACATATGGCAATTACCTTATCTCAAGGACAACGTATTGAAATTAGAGGGTTTGGAAGTTTTTCACTACATTATCGTGGCGCACGTATTGGGCGTAATCCCAAAACAGGAAATATAGTACAATTAAAAGGCAAATACGTTCCTCACTTCAAACCAGGCAAAGAATTACGAAATCGAGCCAATACTTATAATTAA
- the rpsA gene encoding 30S ribosomal protein S1, with product MTESFTQLFKEFSQEIQTIPGSIIRGVIVAIDKDFVVVDTGLKSESSIPIEQFKNAQQELDINVGDEIDVVLDAVEDGFGETLLSREKAKRHASWLILEKSHENAATVMGIINGKVKGGFTVELDGIRAFLPGSLVDVRPIRDTVHLEGKELEFKVIKLDQKRNNVVVSRKAVIESENSVERSQLLETIQEGMEVKGVVKNLTDYGAFIDLGGIDGLLHITDMAWKRVKHPSEIVSVGNEIKVKILKFDRERIRVSLGLKQMGEDPWVALAKRYPEKTKLIGRVTNITDYGCFVEIEEGVEGLVHISEMDWTNKNIHPSKVVNIGDKVEIIVLDIDEDRRRISLGLKQCKANPWQSFAKKYHKGDKVKGKIKSITDFGIFLGLEGGIDGLVHLSDISWAISGDEAVRKYKKGDEVDVIILQVDSERERISLGIKQLSEDPFNNYISLNKGSLVTGVITAIEARVATVKLDDNIEGHLRISEFSKENIEDTNLAVSVGDMIKAKCIGYDRKSRRINLSLQAKNEGDEKNFSNVMAEAFKAAKSE from the coding sequence ATGACTGAATCTTTTACTCAACTTTTTAAAGAGTTTTCACAAGAAATTCAAACTATTCCAGGTTCTATTATTCGTGGTGTCATTGTTGCTATTGATAAAGATTTTGTAGTAGTTGATACTGGATTAAAATCTGAATCATCTATTCCAATTGAGCAATTTAAAAATGCACAACAAGAACTTGATATAAACGTAGGCGATGAAATTGATGTTGTCTTAGATGCAGTAGAGGATGGTTTTGGAGAAACATTACTATCGCGCGAAAAAGCAAAACGTCACGCATCCTGGCTGATATTAGAAAAATCTCATGAAAATGCGGCAACTGTTATGGGTATCATTAATGGAAAGGTTAAAGGAGGATTCACCGTTGAACTCGATGGCATTAGAGCATTTTTACCTGGATCTTTAGTAGATGTACGTCCAATACGTGATACTGTACATCTAGAAGGTAAAGAATTAGAATTTAAAGTAATTAAATTAGATCAAAAGCGCAATAATGTGGTTGTATCTAGAAAAGCAGTGATTGAATCTGAAAATAGTGTAGAAAGAAGTCAACTATTAGAAACAATACAGGAAGGCATGGAAGTTAAGGGAGTAGTTAAGAATTTAACTGATTATGGTGCTTTTATTGATTTAGGTGGGATTGACGGATTACTACATATTACTGATATGGCATGGAAACGTGTTAAACATCCAAGTGAAATTGTTAGTGTAGGTAATGAAATTAAAGTTAAAATTTTAAAATTTGATCGTGAGCGCATTCGTGTTTCTTTAGGTTTAAAACAAATGGGTGAAGATCCTTGGGTCGCTCTTGCTAAAAGATATCCTGAAAAAACTAAATTAATAGGACGCGTTACTAATATTACTGATTATGGATGTTTTGTGGAAATTGAAGAAGGAGTTGAAGGATTAGTGCATATTTCTGAAATGGATTGGACTAATAAAAATATACATCCTTCTAAAGTAGTTAATATAGGAGATAAAGTTGAAATTATCGTTCTAGATATTGACGAAGATCGCCGTAGGATCTCATTAGGTCTTAAGCAATGCAAAGCTAATCCATGGCAGTCTTTTGCTAAAAAATATCATAAAGGTGATAAAGTAAAAGGAAAAATTAAGTCTATTACTGATTTTGGTATTTTTCTTGGATTAGAAGGAGGCATTGATGGTTTAGTTCATTTATCTGATATTTCTTGGGCTATATCTGGAGATGAAGCTGTTCGTAAATATAAAAAAGGTGATGAAGTTGATGTTATCATACTGCAAGTAGATTCAGAGCGCGAACGTATTTCTTTGGGAATAAAACAATTAAGTGAAGATCCTTTCAATAATTATATTTCTCTTAATAAAGGTAGCCTTGTTACTGGTGTGATTACGGCCATTGAAGCTAGAGTTGCTACAGTTAAATTAGATGATAATATTGAAGGTCATTTACGTATATCAGAATTTTCTAAAGAAAATATTGAAGATACAAATTTAGCTGTTAGTGTGGGTGATATGATTAAGGCGAAGTGTATCGGTTATGATCGCAAAAGTCGTAGAATAAATTTATCTCTTCAGGCAAAAAATGAAGGTGATGAAAAGAATTTTTCAAATGTCATGGCAGAGGCTTTTAAAGCAGCTAAAAGTGAATAA
- the cmk gene encoding (d)CMP kinase, translated as MTLRIPMIAIDGPSASGKGTVCRELSKILNWNILDSGAIYRILTLLAVQNNLTIESEELSVKSERLLLQIANTIKVSFIYKHNGINILLDGKDITKKIYSPDISNKTSRLSSLPSIRNALLQKQRSFLHFPGLVADGRDMGTIVFPDAPVKIFLYANIEERTYRRMLQLHNNGFNVNFSSLLEELKERDNRDRNRSISPLLPAKDALLIDSTNISINQVIYKVLKYTRQKLGDQIK; from the coding sequence ATGACATTAAGAATTCCAATGATAGCTATTGATGGTCCCAGCGCTTCAGGAAAAGGTACTGTTTGCAGAGAATTATCTAAGATTTTGAACTGGAACATATTAGATTCAGGAGCTATTTATCGCATTTTAACATTGCTAGCAGTACAAAATAATTTAACAATAGAATCGGAAGAATTATCAGTTAAATCTGAAAGATTATTACTTCAAATAGCTAATACTATTAAAGTATCTTTTATATATAAACATAATGGAATCAATATTCTCCTTGACGGAAAAGATATTACCAAGAAAATTTATTCACCAGATATTAGCAATAAAACATCTCGCTTATCATCATTGCCTAGCATACGCAATGCTTTATTACAGAAACAACGTAGTTTTCTTCATTTTCCAGGCCTTGTGGCGGATGGACGTGATATGGGCACTATAGTATTTCCGGATGCTCCAGTAAAAATATTTTTATATGCTAATATTGAAGAACGTACTTACAGACGTATGCTACAGTTGCATAATAATGGATTTAATGTTAATTTTAGTAGTCTTTTAGAGGAACTCAAAGAGCGTGATAATCGTGATCGTAATCGTAGTATTTCACCATTATTACCCGCAAAGGATGCTTTATTAATAGATTCTACTAACATATCCATTAATCAAGTGATCTATAAAGTATTAAAATATACTCGTCAAAAGCTAGGTGATCAAATTAAATAA
- the aroA gene encoding 3-phosphoshikimate 1-carboxyvinyltransferase, with translation MQNYLTVNPISFVDGNVNLPGSKSISNRALLLAALATGKTRVINLLDSDDVNHMLNALKKLGVSCTLSSNRTTCEIIGNKGILHNHTIKEIFLGNAGTAIRPLTAALSLGHQDVVLTGDARMKERPIGHLIEALRQGGAKISYINKKNYPPVKLSGGFAGGIISIDASISSQFLTALLIIAPLAKQDTHIKIEGNLVSKPYIDITLHLMRCFGIEVVHQANYKYFYIKGQQKYLSPGDYLVEGDASSASYFLAAAAIKGGTVRVSGIGKNSIQGDIGFAAVLEKMGAIIRWEKNHLSCTHGVLSAIDMDLNHIPDAAMTVAILALFAKGITTIRNIYNWRVKETDRLTAMATELRKVGAQVEEGHDYIGINPPNKFKHAHIKTYNDHRMAMCFSLIALSNVPVTIMQPNCVTKTFPNYFKQLEKISHNV, from the coding sequence ATGCAAAATTACTTGACAGTAAACCCAATTTCTTTTGTTGATGGTAACGTAAATTTACCAGGATCTAAGAGTATTTCCAACCGGGCACTTTTATTAGCAGCATTAGCTACAGGAAAAACTAGAGTAATAAATTTGCTTGATAGCGATGATGTTAATCACATGTTAAATGCTTTAAAAAAATTAGGCGTTTCTTGCACACTTTCATCTAACCGTACTACATGTGAAATAATTGGTAATAAAGGAATATTGCACAATCATACAATAAAAGAAATTTTTTTAGGAAATGCAGGAACCGCCATACGGCCTTTAACTGCTGCTCTATCTCTTGGCCATCAAGATGTAGTTTTAACGGGTGATGCACGTATGAAAGAACGGCCTATAGGTCATTTAATAGAAGCTTTACGTCAAGGAGGAGCAAAGATTAGCTATATCAATAAAAAAAATTATCCTCCAGTGAAACTATCTGGCGGTTTTGCAGGTGGTATTATTAGCATAGATGCTAGTATTTCTAGTCAATTTCTGACTGCTTTATTGATTATTGCTCCTCTAGCAAAACAAGATACACATATTAAAATTGAAGGTAATTTAGTTTCTAAACCTTATATTGATATTACTTTACACTTGATGCGTTGCTTCGGTATTGAAGTTGTTCATCAAGCTAATTATAAATATTTTTATATTAAGGGACAACAAAAATATTTATCTCCCGGTGATTATTTAGTAGAAGGAGATGCTTCCTCAGCATCTTATTTTCTCGCAGCTGCCGCTATTAAAGGTGGAACTGTACGTGTTAGTGGAATTGGAAAAAATAGCATTCAAGGAGATATTGGTTTTGCAGCTGTATTGGAAAAAATGGGTGCTATCATTAGATGGGAGAAAAATCATCTTTCTTGTACCCACGGGGTACTAAGTGCAATTGACATGGACCTAAATCATATTCCTGATGCTGCAATGACCGTTGCTATTTTAGCATTGTTTGCAAAAGGGATTACAACTATACGTAACATATACAATTGGCGCGTAAAAGAAACAGATCGTTTAACTGCCATGGCAACTGAATTACGTAAAGTAGGAGCTCAAGTCGAAGAAGGACATGATTATATCGGTATTAATCCACCCAATAAATTTAAACATGCTCATATAAAAACCTATAATGATCATCGTATGGCGATGTGTTTTTCTTTAATAGCTCTTTCCAATGTACCAGTAACCATTATGCAACCTAATTGTGTAACAAAAACTTTTCCTAATTATTTTAAACAATTAGAAAAGATTAGTCATAATGTCTAA
- the serC gene encoding 3-phosphoserine/phosphohydroxythreonine transaminase: MKQTYNFSSGPAMLPMEVMSQAQKELINWGGLGTSVMEISHRSKEFIELAEEAEQNLRNLLNIPSNYKILFCQGGARAQFAAVPGNLLSKKIHADYIVSGYWSYNAIQEAKKYCYPNLINVKTKNNNKHYILPSSQWKLSKNAAYIHLCPNETIDGIAINEELNVQNNILIADCSSSILSQPLDIGQYGIIYAGAQKNIGPAGLTVVIVRDDLLGRAHLSLPSILNYKVLADHSSMFNTPPTYAWYLAGLVFKWLIKKGGLHTINKLNQTKANLLYNTIDNSKIYSNNIALKNRSLMNITFQLNNTKLTDLFLQKSINEGLYALKGHRAIGGIRASIYNAMPIEGVQALTDFMMYFERNYS, encoded by the coding sequence ATGAAGCAAACTTATAATTTTAGCTCTGGTCCTGCAATGTTACCAATGGAGGTAATGTCTCAAGCACAAAAAGAACTAATAAATTGGGGTGGATTAGGTACTTCTGTCATGGAAATTAGTCATCGTAGTAAAGAGTTTATTGAACTAGCAGAAGAAGCTGAACAAAATCTTCGTAATTTATTAAATATTCCGTCTAATTATAAAATATTATTTTGTCAAGGTGGAGCACGAGCACAATTTGCTGCAGTACCGGGTAATTTATTAAGTAAAAAAATACATGCCGATTATATAGTAAGTGGTTATTGGTCATATAATGCAATTCAAGAAGCTAAAAAGTATTGTTATCCCAACCTAATAAATGTAAAAACAAAAAATAATAATAAGCATTACATATTACCATCATCTCAATGGAAATTGAGTAAGAATGCTGCGTATATACATTTATGTCCCAATGAAACTATTGATGGCATTGCTATTAATGAAGAGTTAAATGTACAAAACAACATATTAATTGCAGATTGTTCATCTTCTATTCTTTCACAACCTCTAGATATAGGCCAATATGGAATTATTTATGCTGGTGCTCAAAAAAATATAGGACCGGCCGGTTTAACAGTAGTTATTGTACGAGATGATTTACTAGGTAGAGCGCACTTAAGTTTACCATCAATATTGAATTATAAAGTACTAGCTGATCATAGTAGTATGTTTAATACCCCTCCTACTTATGCGTGGTATCTTGCTGGTTTAGTATTTAAATGGTTAATCAAAAAAGGAGGTTTACATACCATTAATAAGCTTAATCAAACTAAAGCTAATTTACTTTATAACACTATTGATAATAGTAAAATTTATAGCAATAATATAGCATTAAAAAATCGTTCGCTAATGAATATTACTTTTCAGTTAAATAATACAAAACTTACTGATCTATTCTTGCAAAAATCTATAAATGAAGGCCTATATGCCCTAAAAGGACATCGTGCCATAGGAGGCATACGGGCATCTATTTACAATGCAATGCCAATAGAAGGAGTTCAAGCTCTTACAGATTTTATGATGTATTTTGAACGTAATTATAGTTGA
- the glyA gene encoding serine hydroxymethyltransferase gives MLKSPMNIADYDVELWKHMQQENTRQEEHIELIASENYTSKRVMEAQGSQLTNKYAEGYPGKRYYGGCEHVDAIEKLAIERAKKIFGADYANVQPHSGSQANYAVYSSLLKPGNTIMGMDLAHGGHLTHGSSVNFSGKLYKVVSYGVDDSGEIDYYNIEKLAKKYKPKIIVGGFSAYSGICDWAKMRYIADSINSYLFVDMAHVAGLVAAGIYPNPVPYAHVVSSTTHKTLAGPRGGLILAKGGDISFYEKLNSAVFPGNQGGPLMHIIAGKAVAFKEAMEPTFKIYQEQVVKNAQVMVSYLMERGYQIISGKTANHLFLVNLQNKKLTGKLASYRLGRANITVNKNSVPNDNKGPFITSGIRIGTAAITRRGLKEKESINIAEWIADILDDIENNNTIEIIKKKVIKMCMQFPVYL, from the coding sequence GTGCTGAAATCCCCAATGAATATTGCTGATTATGACGTAGAATTATGGAAACATATGCAACAGGAAAATACACGTCAAGAAGAACATATTGAACTCATTGCATCAGAAAATTATACAAGTAAGCGTGTTATGGAAGCACAGGGTTCACAACTTACTAATAAATATGCTGAAGGTTATCCTGGAAAACGTTACTATGGAGGCTGTGAACATGTAGATGCTATTGAAAAATTGGCAATTGAACGTGCAAAAAAAATATTTGGAGCTGATTATGCTAATGTACAACCACATTCAGGTTCCCAGGCAAATTATGCGGTTTATAGTAGTTTATTAAAACCAGGGAATACTATTATGGGTATGGATTTAGCGCATGGCGGACATTTGACTCATGGATCATCAGTGAATTTTTCTGGTAAATTATATAAGGTTGTATCTTATGGAGTAGATGATAGCGGAGAAATAGATTATTATAATATAGAAAAATTAGCAAAAAAATATAAACCTAAAATTATTGTTGGGGGGTTTTCTGCTTATTCTGGAATTTGTGACTGGGCTAAAATGCGTTATATCGCAGATAGCATAAATTCTTATTTATTTGTTGATATGGCTCATGTAGCTGGATTAGTTGCAGCAGGTATTTACCCCAATCCTGTACCTTATGCACATGTAGTTTCTTCTACTACTCATAAAACACTTGCTGGTCCACGTGGCGGATTAATATTAGCTAAAGGTGGTGATATTTCATTTTATGAAAAATTAAATTCTGCTGTGTTTCCAGGCAATCAAGGCGGGCCACTTATGCACATAATTGCTGGCAAAGCAGTGGCATTTAAAGAGGCAATGGAACCAACATTCAAAATATATCAGGAACAAGTAGTTAAAAATGCTCAAGTTATGGTTAGTTACTTAATGGAGCGTGGATATCAGATAATATCGGGAAAAACTGCTAATCATCTTTTTTTAGTAAATTTACAAAACAAGAAATTAACCGGTAAATTAGCTAGTTATCGCTTAGGACGTGCTAATATAACTGTTAACAAAAATAGTGTACCCAATGATAACAAAGGTCCTTTTATTACTTCAGGCATTAGAATAGGAACAGCAGCTATTACACGTCGAGGTTTAAAGGAAAAAGAGTCCATTAATATAGCGGAATGGATAGCTGATATCTTAGATGATATTGAGAATAATAATACTATTGAAATTATTAAGAAAAAAGTTATAAAGATGTGTATGCAGTTCCCAGTTTATCTTTAA
- the tadA gene encoding tRNA adenosine(34) deaminase TadA, with amino-acid sequence MTYLYDEDFMQYAIRLARIAGKKGEIPVGAVLVQNKNQCIIGKGWNQSITLRDPTAHAEIVAIRQGGKIIQNYRLLDTTLYVTLEPCMMCTGAIIHSRIQRLVYGASDTKSVNTKTVLDIMKQHKINPRIEIKKNILAPECASILRSFFFPVENNKKIPYNLLNVINIIHKSNFNIGYI; translated from the coding sequence ATGACCTATCTTTATGATGAAGACTTTATGCAATATGCAATTAGGTTAGCCAGAATAGCTGGTAAAAAAGGTGAAATACCTGTAGGTGCCGTTTTAGTACAAAATAAAAATCAATGTATAATAGGTAAAGGTTGGAATCAATCCATTACACTGCGAGATCCTACTGCACATGCAGAAATAGTAGCTATTAGACAAGGAGGAAAAATAATTCAAAATTATCGTTTGCTTGATACTACTCTATATGTTACCTTGGAGCCTTGTATGATGTGTACTGGAGCTATAATTCACAGTCGTATCCAACGTTTAGTATATGGTGCATCTGATACAAAAAGTGTAAATACAAAAACTGTACTAGATATAATGAAACAACATAAAATAAATCCTCGTATAGAAATAAAAAAAAATATTTTAGCTCCAGAATGTGCTTCTATCTTGAGAAGTTTTTTTTTTCCCGTCGAAAACAACAAAAAGATTCCATATAATTTACTAAATGTCATAAATATTATTCATAAATCCAATTTTAATATTGGTTATATTTAA
- the lpdA gene encoding dihydrolipoyl dehydrogenase gives MKKEINTQVLVLGAGPAGYSAAFRCADLNLHTVIVDRYNKMGGVCLNVGCIPSKVLLHIADGIHQVKTLESHGVIFGKPSIDINKIRLWKDSVINRLTVGLESMAKQRNVEFINGFGKFKNSNSLLVHDGNNENIVHFENAIIATGSHSSPLSFIPYGHPSIWNSTDALDLKNIPKRMLVIGGGIIGLEIATIYQSLGSQIDIVEIFDQIIPVADKDIIKVFHKSVSKKFNIRLETKIDEIKPISNGISVVLKNKNNAREVQLYDVVLVCVGRSPNTMNLDIEKIGVKVNNSGFINVDKKMRTNIYNIFAIGDVVGQPMLAHKGIHEGHIAAEVIAGKKHIFDPIVIPSIAYTNPEVAWVGLTEKEAISKGINFKKAIFPWSASGRAIASDCADGITKLIFDTDSHRIIGGAVVGTHGGELLGEIALAIEMGCDAEDIALTIHAHPTLHESIGLAAEIFEGTITDLLNLK, from the coding sequence ATGAAAAAGGAAATTAATACTCAGGTGTTAGTATTAGGAGCTGGGCCTGCTGGATACTCGGCAGCTTTTCGTTGTGCTGACTTAAATTTACATACGGTTATTGTAGATCGTTATAATAAAATGGGTGGTGTTTGTTTAAATGTAGGATGTATACCTTCTAAAGTACTATTGCATATAGCAGATGGAATACATCAAGTAAAAACCTTAGAAAGCCATGGAGTGATATTTGGCAAACCATCAATTGATATTAATAAAATTCGCTTATGGAAAGACAGTGTAATTAATAGACTTACTGTTGGTTTAGAGAGTATGGCTAAACAACGCAATGTAGAATTTATTAATGGTTTTGGTAAATTCAAAAACTCTAATAGTTTATTAGTGCATGATGGTAATAATGAAAATATTGTTCATTTTGAAAATGCTATTATCGCTACGGGTTCACATTCATCTCCACTATCATTTATTCCATATGGACACCCATCTATATGGAATTCCACAGATGCTCTAGATTTAAAAAATATACCAAAACGTATGTTAGTAATCGGAGGAGGAATTATTGGTTTGGAGATAGCTACTATATATCAATCTTTAGGTTCACAGATTGATATAGTTGAAATTTTTGATCAGATTATTCCAGTTGCAGATAAAGATATAATAAAGGTATTTCACAAAAGCGTCAGTAAAAAATTCAATATTAGGCTAGAGACAAAAATAGATGAGATTAAACCTATAAGTAATGGTATTTCAGTTGTATTAAAAAATAAAAATAATGCTAGAGAAGTACAACTTTATGATGTAGTACTAGTTTGTGTTGGGCGTTCACCAAATACCATGAATTTGGATATTGAGAAAATAGGAGTCAAAGTAAACAATTCCGGTTTTATAAATGTTGATAAAAAAATGCGTACTAATATTTATAATATTTTTGCTATTGGTGATGTTGTAGGACAACCAATGTTAGCACATAAAGGTATTCATGAGGGACATATTGCGGCAGAAGTCATTGCTGGTAAAAAACATATTTTTGATCCCATAGTAATTCCTTCTATTGCTTATACTAATCCAGAAGTTGCCTGGGTTGGATTAACAGAAAAAGAAGCCATAAGTAAGGGTATAAATTTCAAAAAAGCTATTTTTCCTTGGTCAGCTTCTGGACGAGCTATTGCATCTGATTGTGCAGATGGTATAACTAAATTAATTTTTGATACAGACAGCCATCGTATAATTGGTGGAGCAGTTGTAGGTACTCATGGCGGTGAACTTTTAGGAGAAATTGCTCTTGCCATTGAAATGGGTTGTGATGCAGAAGATATTGCACTGACTATTCACGCACATCCCACACTTCATGAATCTATTGGTTTAGCTGCTGAAATATTTGAAGGTACTATTACTGATTTACTTAATTTAAAATAG